One Bombilactobacillus folatiphilus genomic window, GCTCCAATAACCGATTGGTTTGATCCGATCCTAAAACTGAATATAAAGCATCATAAATTGGTCGTAAATAAGGATCAACTTTTTCCTTTAAATCTCCTGGCAAAAACCCTAAATTTTCGCCTGCTTCCACAGCTGGTCTGGTCAAAATTAATTTTTGCACACGCCCTTTTTTCAAGGCTGCCACTGCCATGACTACAGCTAAATAAGTTTTCCCCGTACCAGCCGGTCCAATGCCAAATGTAATATCATTTTTCTTAATTGTTTGAATATACTGACGCTGCCCCAAATTACGTACACGAATGGGCTTGCCCTTGGCATCACGAATCAAAATTTCATTGTATAAATCTTCAAAATATTCTAAAGTACCTGCTTGAGCCATTTGGGCTGCACTGACAAAATCCGCTTGACCAATCTGAATCCCAGAATGCTGTAAATGATTCAAAATTTTTAAAATTTGAAAAACTAGATTAACATTCTGAGGATCACCAGCTAAATCTACACGATTACCAAACGGATGAATTTTAATAGGAAATTTTTCTGCCAAAAGCAGCAAATTGCTATCATTACTACCAAATATTACAGCATCATCATTATTCATTAACTGAAACGATTTTGTTATCTCATCTGTCAAAAACGTCTGCTCCTGTCAATTGGATTTTATAATCATTTTACAGCAAATTGAAGTTAAATAAAAAGGCTAAAGTAAATTAACTTTAACCTTTATATTTAACTCAATACTTCTTTGACAATTTGATTAACTACTGAGCCATCAGCTTGACTTTTTGTCTTAGCCATTACGGCCTTCATTAATTTACCAAAATCAGCTTTTGATTCTGCACCAATATCAGTAGCAGTTTGTTGAACAAGTTGACGAATTGCAGATTCGGATAGCTGTTGCGGCATATACTTATCCAAAACAGCCATCTGCTCTTTAGTTTGTGCAACTAAATCATCACGATGACCATTCTGAAATTCTACCAAAGAATCTTTTTGTTGCTTCATTTGCGAAACAACAACTTGCTGTTCTTCAGTAGTAGTCAAATCATGACCAACTTCGATTTTTTTGTTCATCAAAGCAGACTTAAGCATTCTGATAACTGACAAACCGACTTTGTCATGACCTTTCATGGCAACTTTCATGTCAGTCATTAATTGATCAGTGAGGGACATTACTATCACACTCCGAATTATTAACGTCTTCTTCTCTTCTTATTACGCTTACGTGCAGCTTCAGATTTTAACTTGCGTTTAACGCTAGGTTTTTCATAAAACTCACGCTTACGGTATTCTTGAAGAGTACCACTCTTAGAAACAGAACGTTTAAACCGACGAAGAGCATCATCAAGAGACTCGTTCTCACGAACAACTGTCTTAGCCATATGATATCCCTCCTTCCGTTCGTTACGTAACTGTTCGTTAAAACAGTTCTTATTTAGTATACCAAACAATATCAGAAGTTGAAACCATAATTTCTGAAGTTAGACTAGCTTTTTTTGAGAAAAAATGATAATTTTAAAAAAAAACAGCAGGTAACCGACTTATGAAACAAATTGTTTATACCATTTCCGACTCTTCTGGTGAAACGGCAACTAATTTTGCCCGTTCCATGATGGCACAATTTAATGAAATTGACACAACACAAAAGCGCTATTCTTTCATTAAAGACATTGATCAATTAACACGTATCTTGCAGCATGCTCAGCAAGATCAAGCCTTGGTTTTTTATACGCTCAGTAACCCGGAATTTGACCAAATCGTTAAAAATTTTGATCATGACAAACATATGCTTTGCTTTGACATTTTAAGTCCTTACTTAACGATGATCGAAGCTTTTACTGGTCAAAAAGCTTCCCACGAAATTGGCGCTGCCCGTAAACTCAGTACCCAATATTTCAAGCGGATCGAAGCCATTGATTTTGCTGCCGAAAATGATGACGGCAAAAATCCACATAGCATGGTCGAAGCTGATGTTGTTTTATTAGGGATTTCTCGAACTTCGAAAACACCCCTAACTTTTTACCTAGCCAATCAAGAAATTAAAGTTATGAATTTGCCCTTAGTTCCTAGTGTTCAATTACCTGATGAACTCTGGGAAATTGATCCACAAAAAATTGTTGGTTTGACTAACGATGAGGAAGTTTTACGCAAAATCCGAGAAGAACGGATGCTGTCGTATGGTCTAAAAGCTCAAACAAACTATTCTAGTACTGAAAAAATTCAACAAGAATTACAATATGCCCAAAATT contains:
- a CDS encoding GatB/YqeY domain-containing protein; this encodes MSLTDQLMTDMKVAMKGHDKVGLSVIRMLKSALMNKKIEVGHDLTTTEEQQVVVSQMKQQKDSLVEFQNGHRDDLVAQTKEQMAVLDKYMPQQLSESAIRQLVQQTATDIGAESKADFGKLMKAVMAKTKSQADGSVVNQIVKEVLS
- the rpsU gene encoding 30S ribosomal protein S21; the encoded protein is MAKTVVRENESLDDALRRFKRSVSKSGTLQEYRKREFYEKPSVKRKLKSEAARKRNKKRRRR
- a CDS encoding pyruvate, water dikinase regulatory protein, with the translated sequence MKQIVYTISDSSGETATNFARSMMAQFNEIDTTQKRYSFIKDIDQLTRILQHAQQDQALVFYTLSNPEFDQIVKNFDHDKHMLCFDILSPYLTMIEAFTGQKASHEIGAARKLSTQYFKRIEAIDFAAENDDGKNPHSMVEADVVLLGISRTSKTPLTFYLANQEIKVMNLPLVPSVQLPDELWEIDPQKIVGLTNDEEVLRKIREERMLSYGLKAQTNYSSTEKIQQELQYAQNLYDQLGCLVINVANKSIEEVAAIIEEKLQLNTFSAN
- a CDS encoding PhoH family protein, with product MNNDDAVIFGSNDSNLLLLAEKFPIKIHPFGNRVDLAGDPQNVNLVFQILKILNHLQHSGIQIGQADFVSAAQMAQAGTLEYFEDLYNEILIRDAKGKPIRVRNLGQRQYIQTIKKNDITFGIGPAGTGKTYLAVVMAVAALKKGRVQKLILTRPAVEAGENLGFLPGDLKEKVDPYLRPIYDALYSVLGSDQTNRLLEREVIEVAPLAYMRGRTLDQAFCLLDEAQNTTHEQMKMFLTRLGFGSKMVVNGDPTQIDLPRHSHSGLLQVQEILRDLPHIGFVDFVADDVVRNPVVAEIIRAYDQVNRSKE